Proteins encoded by one window of Longimicrobiales bacterium:
- a CDS encoding ABC transporter permease has protein sequence MTRAHDAPPAARAVFRRLLPGARGREVLRDLDREYAAVRERRSRAGADVWYVAQLLRPDTWRLAFALRRLARAAASAGTLPAARGDVRGFRSDGGRAWLSGLSLDLRLAWRMLLKSPGLTVVGVLGIAIGTALGVGAFVVLTGLVYPKLPLDEGERVVALTMLDAESGSAERQLVHEFVTWREELRSVEHVAAATMGMRGLVTGDAPAMGVRAAEMTASAFRVARVQPLIGRYLLPEDEHEAAPRVVVIGYELWQSRFEGDPAVVGRTVLVGGVPHDVVGVMPPGFAMPREQELWTPLRVDPGQYARGAGPILYVFGRLAPGVTRERAQAELTVLGRRAAAAFPETDAHLRPLVLPYTYPLDGIEDRGDLWNAAMMQLILSLLLIAIAVNVAVLVYARTAMRRSEIAVRVALGASRRRIITQLFIEALALSSVGAALGLAIAHTALEQFGALTAARGESAFWVDYGLQPRSVLFAAALAVLSACIVGVVPALKATGRRVQSDLRGLSGATARLGRGWTALIVVQVGVAVTVLPPALSQGYRDIRTADVRPTFAAHEFLTADLAVATPLDPGMDGVAHRAAAAARLALRLSELERRLEAEPALAGVTFEGDAVSGGARVELENASGGAVFATPDAQLTGVAPDYFEVLDVPLMAGRGLTTVDAGADAGTIAGETARAPGVGVVVNEAFVRQLLDGGNALGRRLRFVPPPESGAWSDEHVAAEAGPWHEVVGVVPNLHASSFDSTYATPSVYYAVTPELQTATLLVRVRGDDVDAFAPRLREIASTLDPDLRIDRVANLARLPNTRFLAMVAILLQLIFGIVVLLSAAGVHALMSVTVTRRRREIGVRAALGAQPHRLLMSVFSRAGAQLAFGALVGAALAAALLQGSGLGLIRNAGFVGLVVGVMMLAGLIAATGPALRGLRIHPMEALRDE, from the coding sequence GTGACGCGGGCGCACGACGCGCCGCCCGCGGCCCGCGCCGTCTTCCGGCGACTCCTGCCGGGCGCGCGCGGACGTGAGGTGTTGCGGGACCTGGACCGCGAGTATGCGGCTGTTCGTGAGCGTCGTTCGCGCGCAGGAGCCGACGTCTGGTACGTCGCCCAGCTCCTGCGTCCCGACACGTGGCGTCTGGCGTTCGCGCTGCGTCGGCTCGCGCGCGCTGCTGCGTCGGCGGGAACGCTGCCCGCGGCCCGCGGCGACGTGCGCGGCTTCCGCAGTGACGGCGGTCGCGCGTGGCTGAGCGGCCTCTCCCTCGATCTGCGGCTCGCGTGGCGGATGCTGCTGAAGTCGCCGGGCCTGACGGTTGTCGGTGTGCTCGGCATCGCGATCGGCACCGCGCTCGGCGTCGGCGCGTTCGTGGTGCTGACGGGCCTCGTTTACCCGAAACTGCCGTTGGACGAGGGCGAGCGCGTCGTCGCACTCACGATGCTGGACGCCGAGTCGGGCAGTGCGGAGAGGCAACTGGTGCACGAGTTCGTGACGTGGCGCGAAGAGCTGCGATCGGTCGAGCACGTTGCCGCGGCGACGATGGGTATGCGCGGTCTGGTCACTGGCGACGCGCCGGCGATGGGTGTGCGTGCGGCGGAGATGACGGCGTCGGCGTTCCGGGTCGCGCGCGTGCAGCCGCTGATCGGGCGGTACCTTCTGCCGGAGGACGAGCACGAAGCCGCGCCGCGTGTGGTGGTGATCGGCTACGAGCTGTGGCAGTCGCGCTTCGAGGGGGACCCCGCGGTGGTTGGCCGCACCGTGCTGGTCGGCGGCGTGCCGCACGACGTGGTCGGCGTGATGCCGCCGGGCTTCGCGATGCCGCGGGAGCAGGAGTTGTGGACGCCGTTGCGTGTCGACCCCGGTCAGTACGCGCGCGGCGCGGGTCCGATCCTGTACGTGTTCGGTCGGCTGGCGCCGGGCGTCACGCGCGAACGGGCGCAGGCCGAGCTGACGGTGCTGGGCCGGCGCGCCGCCGCTGCGTTCCCGGAGACGGACGCGCACCTGCGCCCGCTCGTCCTGCCGTACACGTACCCCCTCGACGGCATCGAAGACAGGGGGGATCTGTGGAACGCGGCGATGATGCAGCTCATACTTAGCCTGCTGCTGATCGCGATCGCCGTGAACGTGGCCGTGCTCGTGTACGCGCGCACGGCGATGCGGCGGAGCGAGATTGCGGTACGCGTTGCGCTCGGCGCGAGCCGTCGCCGCATCATCACGCAACTCTTCATCGAGGCGCTCGCCCTGTCGTCCGTCGGTGCGGCGCTCGGGCTGGCTATCGCCCACACTGCGCTCGAGCAGTTCGGGGCCCTGACGGCGGCCCGGGGCGAGTCCGCTTTCTGGGTCGACTACGGTCTGCAGCCGCGCTCGGTGCTGTTCGCGGCGGCGCTCGCCGTACTGAGCGCATGCATCGTCGGCGTCGTGCCGGCTCTCAAGGCGACGGGGCGACGCGTGCAGTCGGACCTGCGCGGTCTCAGCGGCGCGACTGCCCGGCTCGGCCGCGGCTGGACCGCGCTCATCGTCGTGCAGGTCGGCGTTGCCGTCACCGTCCTGCCGCCCGCGCTGAGCCAGGGCTACCGCGACATCCGCACGGCCGACGTGCGGCCGACGTTCGCGGCGCACGAATTCCTCACCGCGGATCTCGCAGTTGCGACGCCACTGGACCCCGGCATGGACGGTGTCGCACATCGCGCAGCTGCCGCTGCCCGCCTGGCTCTACGTCTCTCGGAACTCGAGCGACGTCTCGAGGCCGAGCCCGCCCTCGCTGGCGTCACATTCGAGGGCGACGCGGTGTCCGGCGGTGCGCGCGTCGAGCTCGAGAACGCGTCCGGCGGTGCCGTGTTCGCCACGCCCGACGCGCAGCTCACCGGCGTCGCACCCGACTACTTCGAGGTGCTCGACGTCCCCCTCATGGCCGGCCGCGGCCTGACGACTGTCGATGCTGGCGCCGATGCGGGCACGATCGCTGGGGAAACGGCGCGCGCGCCGGGCGTCGGCGTGGTCGTGAACGAGGCGTTCGTGCGCCAGCTGCTCGACGGCGGCAACGCACTCGGCCGGCGGCTGCGCTTCGTGCCGCCCCCGGAGAGCGGCGCCTGGAGCGATGAGCACGTGGCGGCAGAGGCAGGCCCGTGGCACGAGGTCGTCGGCGTCGTACCGAACCTCCACGCGAGCTCGTTCGACAGTACGTACGCGACGCCCTCGGTCTACTACGCCGTGACGCCGGAGCTCCAGACCGCGACTCTGCTGGTCCGCGTTCGCGGCGACGATGTCGACGCCTTCGCACCGCGGCTGCGGGAGATCGCCAGCACGCTCGATCCCGATCTGCGCATCGATCGCGTCGCGAACTTGGCACGGCTGCCCAACACACGCTTCCTCGCCATGGTCGCCATCCTGCTGCAGCTCATCTTCGGCATCGTCGTACTGCTCTCCGCCGCCGGCGTGCACGCGCTCATGTCGGTCACCGTAACACGACGACGGCGTGAGATCGGTGTGCGTGCCGCGCTCGGTGCGCAACCGCATCGCCTGCTCATGAGCGTCTTCTCGCGGGCCGGCGCGCAGCTCGCGTTCGGAGCGCTGGTGGGCGCGGCCCTCGCCGCCGCGCTGCTCCAGGGCAGCGGGCTCGGCCTGATCCGGAACGCGGGGTTCGTGGGTCTCGTCGTCGGCGTGATGATGCTGGCCGGCCTGATCGCTGCGACGGGTCCCGCGCTGCGCGGGCTGCGCATCCATCCCATGGAGGCGCTCCGGGACGAGTGA
- a CDS encoding DUF721 domain-containing protein gives MSGPKKPTKLGDALQNYLRDSGLDERVEEATIVPEWAERVGEAIAAVTTPLRTSRGTLLVAVRTSAWLMELRLMEREILRRLNEGRERGRIERIRFLMAGEDEQGGQPQERR, from the coding sequence GTGAGCGGGCCGAAGAAGCCGACGAAGCTCGGTGATGCCCTCCAGAACTACCTGCGCGACAGCGGGCTCGACGAGCGCGTCGAGGAGGCCACGATCGTCCCGGAATGGGCCGAGCGCGTGGGTGAGGCGATCGCGGCCGTGACGACGCCGCTCCGGACATCGCGCGGCACGCTGCTCGTGGCCGTGCGGACCAGTGCCTGGCTGATGGAGCTCCGCCTCATGGAGCGCGAGATCCTGCGGCGCCTCAACGAGGGCCGCGAGCGCGGCCGGATCGAGCGGATCCGCTTCCTGATGGCGGGTGAAGACGAGCAGGGCGGGCAGCCGCAGGAGCGGCGTTGA
- the gyrB gene encoding DNA topoisomerase (ATP-hydrolyzing) subunit B, translating into MAKNESKKNEYSAGQIQVLKGLEAVRKRPGMYIGSTSARGLHHLVYEVVDNSVDEALAGYCSHIEVTIHPDDSITVVDDGRGIPVDMHPTERKPALEVALTMLHAGGKFDKDSYKVSGGLHGVGVSVVNALSEWLNVEVRRDGKVYRQSYARGDKQTELEVAGKTKETGTTITFKPDPQIFTELRYNFDTLANRLRELAFLNAGLKISLSDERDSEVRTEVYHYKGGIAEFVGHLRGTRKPLHPKVIYIEAEREEADIQLAFQYDDGYNENTFTFVNNINTHEGGTHLTGFKAALTRTLNDYARKANVFKKDLDSLSGEDIREGLTCVLSVKVKEPQFEGQTKTKLGNSEVRGAVESVINDKLASFLEENPSVAKTIIEKSLQSARARLAARKARELVRRKNALEGMVLPGKLADCSITDPAMCEIYLVEGDSAGGSAKQGRDRNYQAILPLRGKILNVERARLDKILSNEEIRTIIAALGTGIGEDEFSTKNARYGKVIIMTDADVDGAHIRTLLLTFFYRHMRQLIEEGMVYIAQPPLYRVARGKEEHYAYTEEERDVLMTRMNGGDAKRSVNIQRYKGLGEMNPEQLWKTTMDPETRTILQVTVDDAVDADSVFTTLMGDEVEPRRQFIEKNAEYVKNLDV; encoded by the coding sequence ATGGCGAAGAACGAGTCGAAGAAGAACGAGTACTCTGCCGGTCAGATCCAGGTCCTCAAGGGCCTCGAGGCCGTCCGCAAGCGGCCCGGCATGTACATCGGCTCGACCAGCGCGCGCGGTCTGCATCATCTCGTGTACGAGGTGGTCGACAACTCCGTCGACGAGGCGCTCGCGGGCTACTGCTCGCATATCGAGGTCACGATCCATCCCGACGACTCGATCACGGTCGTCGATGACGGCCGTGGCATTCCGGTCGACATGCACCCGACCGAGCGCAAGCCTGCACTCGAGGTCGCACTCACGATGCTGCATGCGGGCGGCAAGTTCGACAAGGACAGCTACAAGGTGTCGGGCGGTCTGCACGGCGTAGGCGTCAGCGTCGTCAATGCGCTGTCGGAATGGCTCAACGTCGAGGTGCGACGCGACGGCAAGGTCTACCGCCAGAGCTACGCGCGGGGCGACAAGCAGACCGAGCTGGAAGTGGCCGGCAAGACGAAGGAGACGGGTACCACCATCACGTTCAAGCCGGACCCGCAGATCTTCACCGAGCTCCGCTACAACTTCGACACTCTCGCGAATCGCCTGCGCGAGCTCGCATTCCTGAACGCCGGCCTCAAGATCTCACTGTCGGACGAGCGTGACAGCGAGGTGCGCACCGAGGTCTACCACTACAAGGGCGGCATCGCCGAGTTCGTCGGACACCTGCGCGGCACGCGCAAGCCGCTGCACCCGAAGGTCATCTACATCGAGGCGGAGCGCGAGGAGGCAGACATCCAGCTCGCGTTCCAGTACGATGACGGCTACAACGAGAACACGTTCACGTTCGTCAACAACATCAATACGCACGAGGGCGGCACGCACCTGACCGGGTTCAAGGCCGCGCTCACGCGCACGCTCAACGACTATGCGCGCAAGGCGAACGTCTTCAAGAAGGACCTCGACTCGCTCTCGGGCGAGGACATCCGTGAGGGTTTGACGTGCGTGCTCTCGGTCAAGGTGAAGGAGCCGCAGTTCGAGGGTCAGACGAAGACCAAGCTCGGCAACTCCGAGGTGCGCGGCGCCGTGGAGTCGGTCATCAACGACAAGCTCGCCTCGTTCCTCGAGGAGAACCCGAGCGTCGCGAAGACGATCATCGAGAAGTCGCTGCAATCGGCGCGCGCGCGGCTGGCCGCACGCAAGGCGCGCGAGCTGGTGCGCCGCAAGAACGCACTCGAAGGCATGGTGCTGCCCGGCAAGCTCGCCGACTGCTCCATCACGGACCCCGCGATGTGCGAGATCTACCTGGTCGAGGGTGACTCCGCAGGCGGCAGCGCCAAGCAGGGCCGCGACCGCAACTACCAGGCGATCCTGCCGCTGCGCGGCAAGATCCTGAACGTCGAGCGTGCACGGCTCGACAAGATCCTGTCGAACGAGGAGATCCGCACGATCATCGCGGCGCTCGGGACCGGGATCGGCGAGGACGAGTTCAGCACGAAGAACGCGCGCTACGGCAAGGTCATCATCATGACCGACGCCGACGTCGACGGCGCGCACATCCGCACGCTGCTTCTCACGTTCTTCTACCGTCACATGCGGCAGCTGATCGAGGAGGGGATGGTCTACATCGCGCAGCCGCCGCTGTACCGCGTCGCGCGCGGCAAGGAAGAGCACTACGCGTATACCGAGGAGGAGCGCGACGTGCTGATGACCCGCATGAACGGCGGGGACGCCAAGCGCAGCGTCAACATCCAGCGCTACAAGGGTCTCGGTGAGATGAACCCGGAACAGCTGTGGAAGACGACGATGGATCCCGAGACGCGCACCATCCTCCAGGTGACCGTGGATGACGCGGTCGACGCGGACTCGGTGTTCACGACGCTGATGGGTGATGAGGTCGAGCCGCGCCGTCAGTTCATCGAGAAGAATGCGGAGTACGTGAAGAACCTGGACGTCTAG
- a CDS encoding pitrilysin family protein — MTEATFLQRLPTHERRLGNGLTVIVREDRSAPVVAVVTHVRAGYFDEPDALIGISHVLEHMYFKGTDSRGPGEIARETKGAGGYLNAGTIYDHTSYYTVLPSDSLEQALDIQSDALQRSAIDEDELRRELQVIIQEAKRKLDNPGAVAQETLFETMFDVHRIRRWRIGTESVLQGFTRSEVWDYYRNLYRAANTIVVIAGDVDAERAFDLAEQYYGGMDAGEIVRDHGAAEPERREFRYREIDGDIAQTHVELGWRTPGRTHEDTPALDVLAIALGSGRASRLYRHVRDGGFVAAISAYNYNPGDIGVFGIGAELNPEDSDSALRAIADVIRAVRQEGFTTGEVERARNILEARMLRRTETVEGQANLIADWQALGDWHLADDYLARVLAVTADQLHDAARRYLDPDALTLLLYRPTGQPQHAKQSAIVYDRLFKPSDAERAAGPAEGEPPATRVGDDGRVQRAATGARDRLQPQRVEDGVRFYIAPGSDVRIVVKPRTTVALVSMGLYCRGGVLAELPETAGMTGLMSRTSVKGTHSRTGIQLAEESEAMGASISPGVSMDTIDWTMSVPSRHFAGGLELLLDAALNPAFHVEDAERERKITLSGLEHLRDDMHQYPLRLALAAAFRTHPYGFELTQLEQSIREADLAGLGAWHEQRVLHGAPHVLVVGDIADPDAAAALVAERLDGRIHDPQGVHPAPPHWPEDPVQRVEHREKAQTALVLAFPGPPRNHPDVHALQLLSSAVSGLGGRLFEELRSRRSLAYSVSAAPIARWQAGAFVAYIGMAPEREEEAREEMLRELLRTTMQPLDADELERARRYLIGSWQIRQQTHSRQLGDLAGALLLGEGLAELREYVSRIQAVSAEDVRAAAERWIRPEHVVEAVIRGTGASR, encoded by the coding sequence ATGACGGAAGCCACATTCCTGCAGCGACTGCCGACGCACGAACGCCGGCTCGGCAACGGCCTCACGGTCATCGTACGCGAGGACCGCAGTGCGCCGGTCGTCGCTGTGGTGACACACGTCAGGGCGGGGTATTTCGACGAGCCGGACGCGCTGATCGGCATCAGCCACGTGCTCGAGCACATGTACTTCAAGGGTACGGACAGCCGCGGCCCCGGCGAGATCGCCAGGGAGACGAAGGGCGCGGGCGGTTATCTGAATGCGGGCACGATCTACGACCACACATCGTACTACACGGTGCTGCCGTCGGACTCGCTCGAGCAGGCGCTCGACATTCAATCGGACGCGCTGCAGCGTTCCGCGATCGATGAGGACGAGCTGCGGCGCGAGCTGCAGGTGATCATCCAGGAAGCGAAGCGGAAGCTGGACAATCCCGGCGCCGTAGCGCAGGAGACGCTGTTCGAGACGATGTTCGACGTGCATCGCATCCGCCGGTGGCGGATCGGTACGGAGTCGGTGCTCCAGGGATTCACGCGCTCGGAAGTGTGGGACTATTACCGCAATCTGTACCGCGCAGCGAATACGATCGTCGTCATTGCCGGCGATGTCGATGCGGAGCGCGCATTCGACCTGGCGGAGCAGTACTACGGCGGGATGGACGCGGGCGAGATCGTCCGGGACCACGGTGCGGCGGAGCCGGAGCGCCGCGAGTTCCGGTATCGCGAGATCGACGGTGACATTGCGCAGACGCACGTGGAGCTCGGCTGGCGCACGCCGGGTCGCACGCATGAGGACACGCCGGCGCTCGACGTGCTGGCGATCGCACTCGGCAGCGGCCGCGCGTCGCGACTCTATCGGCACGTCCGCGACGGCGGGTTCGTCGCAGCGATTTCCGCCTACAACTACAACCCGGGCGACATCGGCGTCTTCGGCATCGGCGCAGAGCTGAATCCGGAGGACAGCGACAGTGCGCTGCGTGCGATCGCGGACGTCATCCGCGCCGTACGCCAGGAGGGCTTCACGACCGGCGAAGTGGAACGCGCACGCAACATCCTGGAAGCGCGCATGCTGCGCCGCACGGAGACCGTGGAAGGTCAGGCCAATCTGATTGCGGACTGGCAGGCGCTCGGCGACTGGCACCTCGCCGACGATTACCTGGCGCGCGTGCTCGCGGTCACGGCGGACCAGCTGCACGATGCAGCGCGCCGCTACCTCGATCCGGATGCGCTCACTCTGCTGCTCTACCGGCCGACGGGCCAGCCGCAGCACGCGAAGCAATCGGCCATTGTATACGACCGGCTGTTCAAGCCGTCGGACGCAGAGCGCGCGGCCGGCCCTGCCGAGGGGGAACCTCCCGCAACCAGGGTAGGCGATGACGGGCGCGTGCAGCGTGCGGCAACCGGCGCGCGCGACCGGCTCCAGCCGCAGCGCGTGGAGGACGGCGTGCGGTTCTACATCGCACCAGGAAGCGATGTGCGGATCGTGGTGAAGCCGCGCACCACTGTCGCACTGGTATCGATGGGGCTGTACTGCCGCGGCGGTGTGCTGGCGGAGCTGCCGGAAACGGCGGGCATGACCGGCCTGATGTCACGCACGTCCGTGAAGGGTACGCATTCGCGGACGGGAATCCAGCTGGCGGAAGAGTCGGAGGCGATGGGTGCGAGCATATCGCCGGGTGTGTCGATGGACACGATCGACTGGACGATGTCCGTGCCGAGCCGTCATTTCGCGGGCGGGCTCGAGCTGCTGCTGGACGCGGCGCTGAACCCGGCGTTCCATGTCGAGGATGCCGAGCGCGAGCGCAAGATCACGCTGAGCGGCCTGGAGCATCTGCGCGACGACATGCACCAGTATCCGCTGCGGCTCGCACTGGCGGCCGCGTTCCGGACACATCCCTACGGTTTCGAGCTGACGCAGCTGGAGCAGTCCATCCGGGAGGCGGACCTGGCAGGACTCGGTGCCTGGCACGAGCAGCGCGTTCTGCACGGCGCACCGCACGTGCTCGTCGTCGGGGATATCGCCGATCCGGATGCCGCTGCGGCGCTGGTCGCGGAACGGCTTGACGGCCGGATCCATGACCCGCAGGGCGTGCACCCCGCGCCGCCGCACTGGCCGGAGGACCCGGTTCAGCGCGTGGAGCACCGTGAGAAGGCGCAGACGGCGCTCGTGCTGGCGTTCCCCGGCCCGCCGCGAAACCATCCGGACGTTCATGCGCTGCAGCTGCTGTCGTCCGCCGTCTCGGGTCTCGGTGGCCGGCTGTTCGAGGAGCTGCGCAGCCGGCGCTCACTGGCGTACTCGGTGTCCGCCGCGCCCATCGCGCGGTGGCAGGCCGGAGCGTTCGTGGCCTACATCGGCATGGCTCCGGAGCGGGAGGAGGAGGCGCGTGAGGAGATGCTGCGCGAGCTGCTGCGCACGACCATGCAGCCGCTGGACGCCGATGAGCTGGAGCGGGCGCGCCGTTATCTCATCGGGTCCTGGCAGATCCGCCAGCAGACGCACTCGCGCCAGCTGGGCGATCTGGCGGGTGCGCTGCTGCTCGGCGAGGGGCTGGCCGAGCTGCGCGAGTACGTGTCGCGCATCCAGGCAGTGAGCGCGGAAGATGTGCGCGCGGCGGCGGAACGCTGGATCCGGCCCGAGCACGTCGTGGAAGCGGTCATCCGCGGGACGGGCGCCTCGCGCTGA
- the recF gene encoding DNA replication and repair protein RecF (All proteins in this family for which functions are known are DNA-binding proteins that assist the filamentation of RecA onto DNA for the initiation of recombination or recombinational repair.), whose amino-acid sequence MPAEEVPATALVCRQIRLRHYRNFATLDLEFPAAGAAIIGDNGSGKTNLLEAVHYLEIFRSFRGAADEQLVRFGAEAFHVRGVFEDRASGRSLEITAAYEPRTRRKRVTVDGVEAERLGDAIGRIGTVIFSPSDVDIVAGAPGERRRYLDIVLSLNVRGYLDALQRYRQVLRQRNALLRDGRSPAALTAWDAGLIESGCIVIGARAAWVRSHAERFAQIYAAIGGSSPATLTYDSDISLDEGESREDVARAFEARLERVAQRERERGVTLAGPHRDDLALAMRSGESEVDLRQFGSGGQVRTGAIALRMIEAETVREARGFQPLLLLDDVFAELDVDRSRRILELFRGDRHGQVILTAPKESDVLLDEAGDDALVAPLARWRIAAAEVFT is encoded by the coding sequence GTGCCGGCGGAGGAAGTCCCCGCGACCGCCCTCGTGTGCCGGCAGATCCGACTCCGGCATTACCGGAACTTCGCGACGCTCGACCTCGAGTTCCCGGCTGCCGGTGCGGCGATCATCGGCGACAACGGGTCGGGCAAGACGAATCTGCTCGAGGCCGTCCACTATCTCGAGATCTTCCGGTCGTTCCGCGGCGCCGCCGATGAGCAGCTGGTGCGATTCGGTGCGGAGGCGTTCCACGTGCGTGGCGTGTTCGAGGACCGCGCGTCCGGTCGCAGCCTGGAGATCACGGCTGCATACGAGCCGCGCACGCGCCGCAAGCGGGTGACGGTCGATGGCGTCGAAGCAGAGCGGCTCGGTGATGCGATCGGCCGGATCGGTACCGTTATCTTCTCGCCGTCGGACGTGGATATCGTTGCGGGTGCGCCGGGTGAGCGGCGGCGCTATCTGGACATCGTGCTGTCACTGAACGTGCGCGGCTACCTCGACGCGCTCCAGCGTTACCGGCAGGTGCTGCGACAACGCAATGCGCTGCTGCGCGACGGCAGATCGCCCGCCGCACTGACCGCGTGGGATGCAGGCCTGATCGAGAGCGGCTGCATAGTGATCGGCGCGCGTGCGGCCTGGGTGCGGAGCCACGCGGAGCGTTTCGCACAGATCTACGCGGCCATCGGCGGCTCGAGCCCGGCGACACTCACCTATGACAGCGATATCAGCCTGGACGAGGGCGAATCACGCGAGGATGTTGCGCGCGCGTTCGAGGCACGCCTGGAGCGCGTTGCACAGCGGGAACGTGAGCGGGGCGTGACACTCGCCGGCCCACACCGCGATGATCTGGCGCTGGCGATGCGATCGGGAGAGTCCGAGGTGGACCTGCGGCAGTTTGGTTCCGGCGGGCAGGTGCGTACGGGTGCCATCGCGCTGCGCATGATCGAGGCGGAGACGGTACGCGAGGCGCGCGGCTTCCAGCCGCTGCTGCTGCTCGACGATGTGTTCGCCGAGCTGGATGTCGACCGGTCGCGCCGCATACTCGAGCTGTTCCGCGGAGACCGGCACGGCCAGGTGATCCTGACCGCACCGAAGGAGTCGGACGTGCTGCTCGACGAAGCAGGCGATGACGCGCTCGTCGCGCCGCTCGCGCGCTGGCGCATAGCGGCCGCCGAGGTATTCACGTGA
- a CDS encoding aminotransferase class IV, which produces MQVYLNGKYVDHTEATIPVDDRGFLFADGVYEVVRIYGGRPFLMEPHLRRLRAGLAALQIDHGIVAGLASVAERLISENGVDGDGTIYIQVTRGVAPRRHAFPDPAVEPTAYVLAKPFRQYPDEYFDNGVAAITVPDTRWTRCDIKSIALLPNVLANQQAHHEGAFEALFLKDGVLIEGSHSNLFGVLDGRLITYPSCNYILSGITRALVLEMARELDIPAAEAPIPWDRIGDVEELFLSGTTTEVMPVSRLDGRVVGNGGRGPITARLQQAYRERAAELSSVGA; this is translated from the coding sequence ATGCAAGTCTATCTGAACGGAAAATACGTTGATCATACAGAGGCCACGATCCCGGTTGATGATCGCGGCTTTCTCTTTGCCGACGGCGTCTACGAGGTGGTGCGTATCTACGGCGGCCGTCCGTTCCTCATGGAACCGCATCTGCGGCGGCTGCGCGCGGGCCTCGCCGCACTTCAGATCGACCACGGCATCGTCGCCGGACTGGCCAGCGTCGCGGAACGGCTCATCAGTGAAAATGGCGTCGATGGCGATGGCACGATCTACATCCAGGTCACGCGTGGCGTCGCGCCCCGGCGGCACGCGTTCCCCGATCCGGCCGTGGAGCCGACCGCCTACGTGCTCGCCAAACCGTTCAGGCAGTATCCCGACGAATACTTCGACAACGGTGTCGCGGCGATCACGGTCCCGGACACACGCTGGACGCGCTGCGACATCAAGTCCATTGCGCTCCTCCCGAACGTCCTCGCCAACCAGCAGGCGCATCACGAGGGAGCGTTCGAGGCTCTGTTCCTCAAGGACGGCGTCCTGATCGAGGGCTCACACTCCAACCTGTTCGGAGTACTCGATGGCCGTCTGATCACGTATCCGTCGTGTAACTACATCCTGTCCGGCATCACGCGCGCGCTCGTCCTGGAGATGGCCCGCGAGCTCGACATACCCGCCGCCGAGGCACCGATCCCGTGGGACCGCATCGGTGATGTCGAGGAGCTGTTCCTGTCCGGCACCACCACCGAGGTGATGCCCGTCTCGCGTCTCGACGGCCGTGTCGTGGGCAACGGCGGCCGCGGCCCGATTACGGCCCGCCTCCAGCAGGCCTACCGTGAGCGCGCCGCGGAGCTCAGCAGTGTAGGAGCGTAA
- a CDS encoding enoyl-CoA hydratase-related protein, with amino-acid sequence MSDANNTILLEREADGIAVITVNRPDKLNALNADTVRQLDARLREARDDDAIRVILLTGAGEKAFVAGADIAELSRMGPIDGVAVSREGQATFRMMEAMPKPVIGVINGFALGGGLELALACHIRIASTRAKFGLPEVKLGIIPGYGGTIRLPRLVGRGRALEMMLTGEMIDAEEAYRIGLVNRIAEPDALFDGARDLARKMIANGPIAIAMALESVDHGMSSTIDDAQTLESNLFGLLASTDDMREGMKAFLEKRRAEFRGH; translated from the coding sequence ATGAGCGACGCAAACAACACGATCCTGCTCGAGCGGGAAGCGGATGGGATCGCTGTCATCACGGTCAATCGTCCCGACAAGCTGAACGCCCTGAACGCCGATACCGTGCGCCAGCTGGACGCCAGGCTGCGCGAAGCACGCGATGATGACGCGATCCGCGTCATCCTGCTCACGGGTGCCGGTGAGAAGGCGTTCGTGGCAGGAGCCGACATCGCAGAGTTGTCGCGCATGGGTCCGATCGACGGCGTGGCCGTTTCGCGCGAAGGCCAGGCGACGTTCCGCATGATGGAGGCGATGCCGAAGCCCGTGATCGGTGTGATCAACGGGTTCGCTCTCGGCGGCGGACTCGAGCTGGCGCTCGCGTGCCATATCCGGATCGCGTCAACGCGCGCGAAGTTCGGACTGCCGGAGGTCAAGCTCGGCATCATCCCCGGCTACGGCGGGACCATTCGCCTGCCCCGGCTGGTCGGCCGCGGCCGCGCACTCGAGATGATGCTCACGGGCGAGATGATCGACGCCGAAGAGGCATATCGCATCGGTCTCGTCAACCGCATCGCCGAGCCCGACGCATTGTTCGATGGCGCGCGCGACCTCGCGCGCAAGATGATCGCGAACGGGCCGATCGCCATTGCCATGGCGCTCGAGTCGGTGGATCACGGCATGAGCAGCACGATCGACGATGCGCAGACCCTCGAATCCAATCTCTTCGGCCTGCTCGCCTCGACCGACGACATGCGCGAGGGGATGAAGGCGTTCCTGGAGAAGAGGCGGGCGGAGTTCCGAGGGCACTGA